In Euzebyales bacterium, the genomic window ATGGCCAGCGCAGGCTTGGCCCACAACGGCCATCGTGTCAGCCGGCCGGGTGAGGAACGACCGCGGGTCATCCGCATGCGCGCTCCTTGTCGACGCCGATCCGAGTGTGCGTCCGATCTGGTGCGCTGCCTAGTGCCGATCTGGCGATCTGCGCGGCGGTGTCGTCGCGCACGTCGACCGGCCCACTGTCGATCAGGTCTCGGTGACCCGACCGTGGGGTAGGAGGACGCACATGGGTGCCTGGGTGACGAACGCCGAGCAGCGGCTCGGACGGGACGAGATCGCGCAACTGCTGGCGCAGCACGGCAGGCCACGGTGGTGGTCGAACGGTCCCGGCGACACCTACGCCCCGCATGTGCATGCGTACCACAAGGTCCTGTACTGCGTGACCGGGACGATCATCTTCCACGTCGACGGCGAGGACCACATGCTGTCGTCCGGCGACCGCCTCGACGTGGAGGCCGACACCGAGCACGCCGCCACGGTCGGACCGGAAGGTGTCCAGTGCGGCGAGGTCGCCGTCGAGGAGTGAGCGGCATGCGGGGGCGGATGCGGCGTGTGTGGGGCACATCCGAGCGGGTCGGGACGAGGCGACACGTGGGCGGTTGATCGAGCGCATCTCGGAGGGGGTACGCGACGTCGCCGATCTGGACCACCTCGGTGTGTGGATGTATCTGCGTGAGCTCGCCCCGGAGAACATATGGAGTTCGGCCACGTCCTGCCGCCCGACGGCCAGGAGCGAGCGTGGCGCGAGGCGCTGCCGGACGCCGATCGCAGGTGGATGGACGATCTGGCGGCGTGAGCCGCCGTCGGCGTGGGGCGGCGTGCCCGCCGCTCGCTGCGCGGGTGACGTCGCGCGGCGTCGCGAGCTGCGCGTGCGATGCGTGGTCGGGGTGCCGCGTTTCGGTCGGCGTGATCGCGACGACGCTGACAGTGGTGCCCGGGGCAGACCGGGACCGGAGTTCGCCGGGAGGTCAGGCGATGAGTGAGGTCGTCTACACGTCCAAGGTCGTGGTGACGCGCGAGCGGGGACCGATCCGCAGCGCCACCGTGCCAGGTCGCGATGATCCGATCACCTTCGGCGTCCACGGCGCAGTCGCTGAGCACTACGGGGTGTCGCCGGATGACTTCCCACCCGACGTCACGACGATCGACTACCTGGTCGCGGCCGCGGGCGGGTGACTGACCGGGACGTTCGGGGGCGCGCTCGAGGCGCGCGGCATCCCGGCCGGAGACGGTCGTCTCCGCGGACACACCACCGGCGAGATCGAGACCGAAGGACGCACGCTCGTGCTCAAGCGGGTGCACGTGCGCTACGAGCTACAGGTCGACGATGCTGCGGACCGTGCGAAGACCGACCGCGCGCACGCCGTCCATGCTGATCACTGTCCCGTGGCACGGTCGATCCGGGACGCGATCGACATCACCACGGAGCTGGAGCTGACGGCGGCGTGAGCGCGCACGTCCTGCGTGGGACGGACGGGTGTCGACCCCGGTCGATCGCGTGGGGGCCGGCGCCCGGCCCGGGAGCTCGACCGGCGGGGCGCATGGACGTGATCCTCGACCGCGTCCCGTGTGGGGCGATCTTCGTGCGGACGCGTTGATGGGTCGCCCCACAGGAGCGTGACGTCCGCTGTGGGGCGATCTTCGTGCGCATGCGTTGATGGGTCGCCCCGCAGGAGTGTGACGTCCGCTGTGGGGCGATCTTCGTGCGGATGCGTTGATAGGTCGCCCCACTAGAGGCTCGGTGGCGCGTCGCGGACCGGTCGGGCGTCATCCGGCGCTGTCGAGCGTCGCGCGATCGATGCCCGCAGACGCGCAGGCGTCGTCGGCGTCGATCGCCCCGCAGTCGACCGCGCGACGCAGCGACGCCAGCAACGCCCGCACGGTCGCGGGTTCGTCGACGACGCCCGTCGATGGGCCGGCCGCGTCGTCCTCCGGGGCGTCCGCTCCGCCCGCGCCGGTATCGCCGCCCGTCCCGGCACTGCCGTCGTCGGTCTTGGCAGCACTCCCGCCGCCGGTCTCGGCAGCGCCACCGGTTCCGACACCGCCGTGACCGCCCCGGCCCTGGGTGGCGGACCATGTGGCGAGCCGCGCCGTCGTGTCGTCCAGATGC contains:
- a CDS encoding cupin domain-containing protein; its protein translation is MGAWVTNAEQRLGRDEIAQLLAQHGRPRWWSNGPGDTYAPHVHAYHKVLYCVTGTIIFHVDGEDHMLSSGDRLDVEADTEHAATVGPEGVQCGEVAVEE
- a CDS encoding OsmC family protein gives rise to the protein MTGTFGGALEARGIPAGDGRLRGHTTGEIETEGRTLVLKRVHVRYELQVDDAADRAKTDRAHAVHADHCPVARSIRDAIDITTELELTAA